A window of Halomonas sp. H10-9-1 contains these coding sequences:
- the mltG gene encoding endolytic transglycosylase MltG: MRRVLIFLFVLAMVVVTALFGGYRYWQSRLAAPIAISEMTLYEVPRGAGYHRVVADLAAQGVIEDVWAFRALARLAPEQLPRLRPGEFRLEPGMSGRELLELLGSERMVTYPLTIPEGWTFRQMRDALDAAPKLEHRTEGLDAEEVMALLGRAGEHPEGWFFPDTYLYHKGSSDLEILEQALTRMQEALEAAWAQRADDLPFATPYEALIMASLIERETGAPEERREIAGVFKRRLESGMRLQTDPTVIYGMGERYAGNITRADLREATPYNTYVIDGMPPTPIALPGRASLEAAVDPLPGETLYFVSKGDGTHHFSRTLREHNNAVNRYIRNR; encoded by the coding sequence ATGCGGCGAGTGCTGATCTTCCTGTTTGTGCTGGCCATGGTGGTCGTGACGGCCCTGTTTGGCGGCTATCGCTACTGGCAGTCGCGCCTGGCGGCCCCCATCGCGATCAGCGAGATGACGCTCTACGAGGTGCCGCGCGGCGCCGGCTACCATCGTGTGGTGGCCGACCTGGCGGCGCAGGGCGTGATCGAGGATGTCTGGGCCTTCCGTGCGCTGGCGCGTCTCGCGCCCGAGCAGCTGCCGCGGCTACGTCCCGGGGAGTTCCGGCTGGAGCCCGGCATGAGCGGTCGCGAGCTGCTCGAGCTGCTGGGCAGTGAGCGCATGGTGACCTATCCACTCACCATCCCGGAAGGCTGGACCTTCCGCCAGATGCGTGATGCCCTGGATGCCGCACCCAAGCTTGAGCACCGCACCGAGGGGCTCGATGCCGAGGAGGTGATGGCGCTGCTCGGCCGCGCGGGAGAGCATCCGGAGGGCTGGTTCTTCCCCGATACCTACCTCTATCACAAGGGCAGCAGCGATCTGGAGATCCTCGAGCAGGCGCTCACGCGCATGCAAGAGGCCCTCGAGGCGGCGTGGGCACAGCGCGCCGACGACCTGCCGTTCGCGACACCCTACGAGGCGCTGATCATGGCCTCGCTGATCGAGCGCGAGACCGGCGCCCCCGAGGAGCGTCGCGAGATCGCCGGCGTCTTCAAGCGCCGCCTGGAGAGCGGCATGCGCCTGCAGACCGATCCCACGGTGATCTACGGCATGGGCGAGCGCTACGCGGGCAACATCACCCGCGCGGACCTGCGCGAGGCGACCCCCTACAACACCTATGTGATCGATGGTATGCCGCCCACGCCGATCGCGTTGCCCGGGCGGGCCTCCCTGGAGGCGGCGGTCGACCCGCTGCCCGGCGAGACGCTCTACTTCGTTTCCAAGGGCGACGGCACGCACCACTTCTCGCGTACGCTGCGCGAGCACAACAACGCGGTGAACCGGTATATCCGCAATCGCTGA
- a CDS encoding TatD family hydrolase, whose protein sequence is MFVDSHCHLDRLDSTTHGGDLAATLDAARARGVKQFLAIGVTLDDVPGVAAIAREHADVVISAGVHPLHRVAEEPTIEAIKEATERHGAVAIGECGLDYHYLEKAPDQVPSREVQRERFRRQLVAASELELPVIIHTREARDETLALIREHTNPAVGGVLHCFTEDLEMAREAVRHGFYISLSGIVTFHSAKALREVARRVPLDRLLIETDSPYLAPVPHRGKPNEPAWVVEVAECIAAERGISVEEVAMQTTANFYRLFRAAAPQATQEMRDLLQGAGLVK, encoded by the coding sequence ATGTTCGTTGATTCCCACTGCCATCTCGACCGACTCGATTCCACCACCCACGGCGGAGATCTCGCTGCCACCCTGGACGCCGCCCGGGCGCGCGGGGTCAAGCAGTTCCTGGCCATTGGCGTCACCCTGGATGACGTTCCGGGGGTCGCCGCCATCGCCCGGGAGCACGCCGACGTGGTGATCTCCGCCGGTGTCCACCCGTTGCACCGGGTGGCCGAGGAGCCGACCATCGAGGCGATCAAGGAGGCCACCGAGCGGCATGGCGCGGTGGCCATCGGCGAGTGCGGGCTGGACTATCATTACCTGGAGAAGGCGCCGGACCAGGTGCCGTCGCGGGAGGTCCAGCGCGAGCGCTTCCGTCGCCAGTTGGTCGCCGCCAGCGAACTGGAGCTACCGGTGATCATCCATACCCGGGAGGCCCGTGACGAGACGCTGGCGTTGATCCGGGAACATACCAATCCCGCGGTGGGTGGCGTGCTCCACTGCTTCACCGAGGACCTGGAGATGGCTCGGGAGGCGGTGCGCCATGGCTTCTACATCTCGCTCTCCGGGATCGTGACCTTCCATAGCGCCAAGGCCCTGCGCGAGGTTGCCAGGCGGGTACCCCTGGACCGGCTGCTGATCGAGACCGATAGTCCCTACCTGGCCCCGGTACCCCATCGCGGCAAGCCCAATGAGCCGGCCTGGGTGGTGGAGGTGGCCGAATGCATCGCCGCCGAGCGTGGGATCAGCGTGGAGGAGGTCGCCATGCAGACCACCGCCAACTTCTATCGGCTGTTCCGCGCCGCCGCCCCGCAGGCCACCCAGGAAATGCGTGACCTCCTGCAGGGCGCGGGACTGGTCAAGTAG
- a CDS encoding PilZ domain-containing protein translates to MAAQKALSLNIQDVQTLLSAYMPALERGGIFVPTRERYELGQQIYLLLTLPGESERVPVTGQVVWVSPEGVTGRRMPGVGIHFSAADQGVRDRIENLLAGHLDKGVPTYTL, encoded by the coding sequence ATGGCCGCCCAGAAGGCGCTGTCGCTGAACATCCAGGACGTCCAGACGTTGCTGTCGGCCTATATGCCGGCGCTCGAGCGGGGCGGCATCTTCGTGCCCACCCGCGAGCGCTATGAGCTTGGCCAGCAGATCTATCTGCTGTTGACCCTGCCCGGCGAGAGCGAGCGGGTGCCGGTCACCGGCCAGGTGGTGTGGGTCTCGCCGGAGGGCGTCACCGGCCGGCGCATGCCGGGTGTGGGCATCCACTTCAGCGCCGCCGACCAGGGCGTTCGCGACCGCATCGAGAACCTGCTCGCCGGGCATCTCGACAAGGGCGTGCCCACCTATACACTCTGA
- the acpP gene encoding acyl carrier protein — protein sequence MSTIEERVKKVVAERLNVKEEDIQNSSSFTEDLGADSLDTVELVMALEEEFDTEIPDEEAEKITTVQEAIDYVNAHQ from the coding sequence ATGAGCACCATCGAAGAGCGCGTTAAGAAGGTTGTGGCCGAGCGCCTGAACGTCAAGGAAGAGGACATCCAGAACAGCTCCTCCTTCACCGAGGACCTGGGCGCCGACTCCCTGGACACCGTCGAGCTGGTCATGGCGCTCGAGGAGGAGTTCGATACCGAGATTCCCGACGAGGAAGCCGAGAAGATCACCACCGTTCAGGAAGCCATCGACTACGTCAACGCCCACCAGTAA
- the fabG gene encoding 3-oxoacyl-ACP reductase FabG, giving the protein MTSETRVALVTGASRGIGRAIAHELGRQGRIVIGTATSDAGAEKIDADLRARGIQGAGRRLDVTDQESVDGLVKAISEEFGAPTILVNNAGITRDNLLMRMKEGEWDDVVDTNLKSVYRVSKACLRGMTRARFGRIVSISSVVASMGNLGQANYAAAKAGMEGFTRALAREVASRAITVNAVAPGFIATDMTEALPEEQHKALLTQIPLARLGQPEEIAAAVGFLTGETASYITGEILHVNGGMNMR; this is encoded by the coding sequence ATGACTAGCGAAACCAGAGTCGCTCTGGTCACTGGGGCCAGCCGTGGCATCGGCCGGGCCATCGCCCACGAGTTGGGCCGCCAGGGACGCATCGTGATCGGCACCGCGACCAGTGATGCCGGCGCCGAGAAGATCGATGCCGACCTCAGGGCACGGGGCATCCAGGGGGCCGGCCGGCGCCTCGATGTCACCGACCAGGAGAGTGTCGACGGGTTGGTCAAGGCGATCAGCGAGGAGTTCGGCGCGCCGACCATCCTGGTCAACAACGCCGGCATCACCCGCGACAACCTGCTGATGCGGATGAAGGAAGGGGAGTGGGACGATGTCGTCGACACCAACCTCAAGTCGGTCTATCGCGTCAGCAAGGCGTGCCTGCGCGGCATGACCCGGGCGCGTTTCGGCCGCATCGTCAGCATCAGCTCGGTGGTGGCCAGCATGGGCAACCTGGGGCAGGCCAACTATGCTGCCGCCAAGGCGGGCATGGAGGGCTTCACTCGCGCCCTGGCCCGCGAAGTGGCCTCCCGCGCCATTACCGTCAATGCCGTGGCGCCGGGCTTCATCGCCACCGACATGACCGAGGCGCTGCCCGAGGAGCAGCACAAGGCCCTGCTCACGCAGATTCCGCTGGCGCGCCTCGGCCAGCCCGAGGAGATCGCCGCGGCGGTGGGCTTCCTCACTGGCGAGACAGCCAGCTATATCACCGGCGAGATTCTGCATGTCAACGGCGGTATGAACATGCGTTGA
- the rpmF gene encoding 50S ribosomal protein L32, producing MAVQKNRKTRSKRGMRRSHDALSAPALSQDKESGATHLRHHVSPDGFYRGRKVVDA from the coding sequence ATGGCAGTTCAAAAGAACCGCAAGACCCGTTCCAAGCGCGGCATGCGTCGCAGCCACGACGCCCTGAGCGCCCCGGCCCTGTCCCAGGACAAGGAGAGCGGTGCCACTCACCTGCGCCACCACGTCTCTCCGGACGGCTTCTATCGTGGTCGCAAGGTCGTCGACGCATAA
- the plsX gene encoding phosphate acyltransferase PlsX yields MRIAIDAMGGDLGPRATVRGAAGAALQDTRLALRLFGPRARLEREIASLPRRLAAASSRMEVVDASGEIVPGLRPSEALRHGSDSSMARMLGCVAAGEASAGVSGGNTGALMALGRRALGTVAGIPRPAISTAIPTREQGRCYLLDLGANVEASADRLVDFARMGEAMARHVDGLARPRVALLNVGVEGTKGTASVRQADARLRELPAFAYCGYVEGDGIFAGAADVVVCDGFVGNAVLKASEGLARMLVARVQQTFEAHWGSRLVGLAARPALRRLRAELDPVRYNGASLLGLSGIVVKSHGGADAEGFRYAVLRAVQEVEHDLPRRLARELGGAPRHSTSRPGAADGDDRQ; encoded by the coding sequence ATGCGAATCGCCATCGATGCGATGGGGGGAGACCTCGGGCCCCGCGCCACGGTGCGTGGTGCCGCGGGGGCGGCCCTCCAGGATACTCGTCTTGCGCTCAGGCTGTTCGGCCCCCGGGCACGGCTGGAGCGTGAGATCGCCAGCCTGCCGCGGCGTCTCGCCGCGGCAAGCTCGCGTATGGAGGTCGTGGATGCCAGCGGCGAGATCGTCCCGGGGCTGCGGCCCTCCGAGGCGCTGCGTCACGGCAGCGACAGCAGCATGGCACGCATGCTCGGCTGCGTGGCCGCTGGGGAGGCATCTGCCGGTGTCAGCGGGGGAAATACCGGGGCCTTGATGGCCCTGGGGCGGCGTGCCCTGGGCACCGTGGCCGGCATTCCCCGTCCTGCGATCAGCACCGCGATTCCCACGCGCGAGCAGGGGCGCTGTTATCTGCTCGATCTGGGTGCCAACGTCGAGGCCTCCGCCGACCGCCTGGTAGACTTCGCCCGCATGGGCGAGGCGATGGCACGTCATGTGGATGGCCTCGCGCGGCCGCGGGTGGCATTGCTCAACGTCGGTGTCGAGGGCACCAAGGGCACCGCCAGCGTGCGCCAGGCCGACGCCCGGCTGCGCGAGCTGCCGGCGTTCGCCTACTGTGGCTATGTGGAAGGCGACGGCATCTTCGCCGGGGCCGCGGACGTGGTGGTGTGCGACGGTTTCGTCGGCAATGCCGTGCTCAAGGCCAGCGAGGGCCTGGCCCGGATGCTGGTCGCGCGGGTCCAGCAGACCTTCGAGGCCCACTGGGGCAGCCGTCTGGTGGGGCTGGCGGCGCGGCCGGCGCTGCGCCGGCTGCGCGCCGAACTCGACCCGGTGCGCTACAACGGGGCCAGCCTGCTGGGGCTTTCGGGTATCGTGGTGAAGAGTCACGGCGGCGCCGACGCCGAGGGTTTCCGCTATGCCGTGCTGCGCGCCGTGCAGGAGGTGGAGCACGATCTGCCGCGACGGCTGGCTCGGGAATTGGGCGGAGCTCCACGGCATTCTACTTCTCGCCCCGGTGCGGCCGATGGCGATGACAGGCAATAA
- the tmk gene encoding dTMP kinase — MSNRYSDVPASDVGDTPERRSYAREGVGSVQGGIHSTSSKECRRASRERNIAYDQRGRFITLEGGEGVGKSTNLARIVEWLEARGLEVVQTREPGGTPRAEAIRRLLLDPDEPEPLDDDAELLLVFAARAQHLAQVIRPALARGAWVVCDRFTDATFAYQGTGRGIDGARIAQLEAFVQRGLAPDLTLLLDMPMAAAQRRLDQRGERRDRFEQERGEFFEAVRQGYLARAASEPQRFAVIDAARSRGAVGEQIENVLEARMATWQS; from the coding sequence ATGAGCAATAGATATTCGGATGTGCCAGCGAGTGACGTCGGGGACACTCCGGAGAGGAGGTCCTACGCCAGGGAGGGCGTCGGTAGCGTACAGGGAGGTATTCACAGCACCTCCTCGAAGGAGTGTCGCCGAGCAAGTCGCGAGCGGAATATTGCTTATGATCAACGAGGCCGCTTCATTACCCTGGAAGGGGGCGAGGGGGTGGGCAAGTCCACCAACCTGGCGCGGATCGTCGAGTGGCTCGAGGCACGCGGCCTGGAGGTCGTGCAGACCCGCGAGCCGGGTGGCACGCCGCGGGCCGAGGCGATCCGCCGCCTGCTGCTCGACCCCGATGAGCCCGAGCCGCTGGATGACGACGCCGAGCTGCTGCTGGTGTTCGCCGCCCGTGCCCAGCACCTGGCCCAGGTGATTCGCCCGGCCCTGGCGCGCGGCGCCTGGGTGGTGTGCGACCGCTTCACCGATGCCACCTTCGCCTACCAGGGCACGGGGCGTGGCATCGACGGCGCGCGGATCGCCCAGCTCGAGGCGTTTGTCCAGCGGGGCCTGGCACCCGACCTGACCCTGCTCCTCGACATGCCCATGGCGGCGGCCCAGCGGCGCCTGGATCAGCGCGGCGAGCGCCGCGATCGTTTCGAACAGGAGCGCGGTGAGTTCTTCGAAGCGGTACGCCAGGGCTACCTGGCACGGGCGGCCAGTGAGCCGCAGCGCTTCGCCGTCATCGATGCCGCCCGCTCCCGGGGGGCGGTAGGCGAGCAGATCGAGAACGTGCTCGAGGCAAGGATGGCGACATGGCAGAGCTGA
- the fabF gene encoding beta-ketoacyl-ACP synthase II, with amino-acid sequence MTRRRVVVTGLGLVTPVGNSVEESWRNIVAGKSGIAPIQHFDVSGFNTSFGGSVKDFDISPYLNPKDARKMDLFIQYGVAAGSQAIQDAGIECTEENADRIGVAIGSGIGGLPMIEHNHNALLKSGPRRISPFFVPGSIINMISGNLAIQHGFRGPNIAITTACTTGTHNIGYSARTIAYGDADVMVCGGAEMATTPLGLGGFSAARALSTRNDDPQAASRPWDRDRDGFVLSDGAGVLVLEEYEHAKARGATIYAEIAGFGMSDDAYHMTAPPEDGSGAALSMANAVRDAGLEPAAIDYINAHGTSTPAGDLAESRAVQRVMGEAARSVAVSSTKSMIGHLLGAAGAVEAVFSILAIRDQVAPPTINLDNPQEGCDLDYVPHTAREMKIDVALSNSFGFGGTNGTLVFTRV; translated from the coding sequence ATGACACGTAGACGGGTAGTGGTGACAGGCCTGGGCCTGGTCACACCGGTGGGGAATAGCGTGGAAGAGAGCTGGCGCAACATCGTGGCCGGCAAGAGCGGCATCGCCCCCATCCAGCACTTCGATGTCAGCGGCTTCAACACGAGCTTCGGTGGTTCGGTGAAGGACTTCGATATCAGTCCCTATCTGAACCCCAAGGACGCCCGCAAGATGGACCTGTTCATCCAGTATGGCGTGGCGGCCGGGAGCCAGGCGATCCAGGATGCCGGCATCGAGTGCACGGAAGAGAATGCCGATCGCATCGGTGTGGCCATCGGCTCCGGTATCGGTGGGTTGCCGATGATCGAGCACAACCACAACGCCCTGCTCAAGAGCGGGCCGCGGCGCATCTCGCCGTTCTTCGTGCCCGGTTCGATCATCAACATGATCTCCGGCAACCTGGCGATCCAGCATGGCTTCCGCGGTCCCAATATCGCGATCACCACCGCCTGCACCACCGGCACCCATAACATCGGCTACAGTGCGCGAACCATCGCCTATGGCGATGCCGATGTGATGGTCTGCGGCGGCGCCGAGATGGCTACCACGCCGCTGGGCCTGGGCGGCTTCTCGGCGGCCCGGGCGCTGTCCACCCGTAACGATGACCCCCAGGCCGCCAGTCGACCCTGGGATCGCGACCGCGACGGCTTCGTGCTCTCCGACGGTGCCGGCGTGCTGGTGCTGGAGGAGTACGAGCATGCCAAGGCGCGCGGGGCGACCATCTACGCGGAAATCGCCGGCTTCGGCATGAGCGATGATGCCTATCACATGACCGCCCCCCCCGAGGATGGCAGTGGCGCGGCCCTGTCCATGGCCAACGCCGTGCGCGATGCCGGCCTCGAGCCGGCGGCGATCGACTATATCAACGCCCACGGCACCTCCACGCCGGCCGGGGATCTCGCCGAGAGCCGTGCCGTTCAGCGCGTGATGGGCGAGGCGGCGAGGTCGGTGGCAGTGAGCTCCACCAAGTCGATGATCGGCCACCTGCTGGGCGCCGCCGGTGCCGTCGAGGCGGTGTTCTCGATACTCGCGATCCGCGACCAGGTCGCGCCGCCCACCATCAACCTGGACAACCCCCAGGAAGGTTGCGACCTCGACTATGTGCCGCATACCGCTCGAGAGATGAAGATCGACGTGGCGCTGTCGAACTCCTTCGGCTTCGGCGGCACCAACGGCACTCTGGTATTCACACGGGTCTGA
- the fabD gene encoding ACP S-malonyltransferase, whose product MTQPLALVFPGQGSQQVGMLRELAERYSVVGTTFEEASEALGYDLWQVVQEGPAEALNATACTQPALLAASVAIWRIWQELEGPRPGAMAGHSLGEYSAMVCAGVMPFAEGVRLVKLRGEAMQAAVPAGQGAMAAILGLDDAVVEQACAEAAQGDVVSAVNYNAPGQVVIAGSKAAVERAIAACQEAGAKRAMPLPVSVPSHCALMEPAAERLAAALGEVTLKTPRYTVVQNVDAQAHADIETLRTRLIEQLYRPVRWTSCVEAMGQRGAEVFIECGPGKVLTGLGKRIARGSKGLAVNDPDSLDAALALARGAATSNG is encoded by the coding sequence ATGACTCAACCGCTCGCCCTCGTGTTTCCCGGACAGGGTTCCCAGCAGGTCGGCATGCTGCGGGAGCTGGCGGAGCGCTACAGCGTGGTGGGCACGACCTTCGAGGAGGCCTCGGAGGCGCTCGGCTATGACCTCTGGCAGGTGGTCCAGGAGGGGCCCGCCGAGGCGCTCAACGCCACGGCCTGTACCCAGCCGGCGCTGCTCGCCGCCAGCGTCGCCATCTGGCGCATCTGGCAGGAGCTCGAGGGGCCGCGTCCGGGTGCCATGGCCGGTCACAGCCTCGGCGAATACAGCGCCATGGTCTGTGCCGGGGTGATGCCCTTCGCCGAGGGGGTCAGGCTGGTCAAGCTGCGCGGTGAGGCCATGCAGGCGGCGGTGCCGGCGGGCCAGGGCGCCATGGCGGCGATCCTGGGGCTCGACGACGCGGTGGTGGAGCAGGCCTGTGCCGAGGCGGCCCAGGGCGATGTGGTCTCGGCGGTGAACTATAATGCCCCGGGACAGGTGGTGATCGCCGGCAGCAAGGCGGCCGTGGAGCGGGCCATCGCGGCCTGTCAGGAGGCGGGCGCCAAGCGAGCCATGCCGCTGCCGGTCTCGGTGCCCTCCCACTGTGCGTTGATGGAGCCGGCCGCCGAGCGCCTGGCCGCCGCACTGGGTGAGGTGACACTCAAGACGCCACGTTATACCGTGGTCCAGAACGTCGATGCCCAGGCCCATGCCGACATCGAGACCCTGCGCACGCGGCTGATCGAGCAGCTCTATCGGCCGGTACGCTGGACCTCCTGCGTCGAGGCCATGGGCCAGCGAGGCGCCGAGGTGTTCATCGAGTGCGGACCGGGCAAGGTGCTCACCGGCCTGGGCAAGCGTATCGCCCGCGGCAGCAAGGGGTTGGCGGTCAATGATCCGGACAGCCTCGACGCCGCCCTGGCGCTGGCGCGCGGTGCGGCCACCAGCAACGGTTGA
- the pabC gene encoding aminodeoxychorismate lyase has translation MSEQPAWPLDDRGAAYGDGLFETILVRGGRPLLWDEHLARLARGCHVLGIPMPPEHALAAPLAEAGPGLEVLKLTLTRGSGGRGYCPPASPRPRLRWQLAEFVPVESRWHSGVRVRHCRLRLASQPLLAGLKHLNRLENVLARAEWSDDGIAEGLLSDADGRLVEATAMNLFWQRGGRLETPCLERCGVAGSLREALISRLDIHAVEAGDEALVGAEAVWLGNSIQGVWPVVRLDDAAGAERYRWTLGAVHRTFQAEAHALLGYPCP, from the coding sequence GTGAGCGAGCAGCCTGCCTGGCCCCTGGACGACCGCGGCGCCGCCTACGGTGACGGCCTCTTCGAGACCATCCTGGTCCGCGGTGGTCGCCCACTGCTGTGGGATGAACACCTGGCACGGCTGGCCCGGGGCTGCCACGTGCTGGGCATTCCCATGCCGCCCGAGCACGCGTTGGCAGCGCCCCTGGCCGAAGCGGGTCCGGGGCTTGAGGTACTCAAGCTGACGCTCACCCGGGGCAGCGGCGGGCGTGGCTATTGCCCGCCGGCGTCCCCGCGGCCACGGCTGCGCTGGCAGCTTGCCGAGTTTGTGCCCGTCGAGTCGCGCTGGCACTCGGGGGTGCGAGTGCGCCACTGTCGGCTACGCCTCGCCAGCCAGCCGCTGCTCGCCGGACTCAAGCACCTCAACCGCCTGGAGAACGTGCTGGCGCGTGCCGAGTGGAGCGACGACGGCATCGCCGAGGGGCTGCTCAGCGATGCCGACGGGCGACTGGTGGAGGCCACCGCCATGAATCTCTTCTGGCAGCGTGGCGGCCGCCTGGAGACCCCGTGTCTCGAGCGCTGCGGGGTGGCGGGAAGCCTGCGCGAGGCGTTGATCTCCCGCCTCGATATCCACGCGGTCGAGGCGGGAGACGAGGCGCTGGTGGGGGCCGAGGCGGTGTGGCTGGGCAACTCCATCCAGGGCGTCTGGCCGGTGGTGCGCCTCGATGATGCGGCGGGTGCCGAGCGGTACCGCTGGACGCTCGGAGCCGTACATCGCACCTTCCAGGCCGAGGCCCACGCGCTGCTGGGCTATCCCTGCCCCTGA
- a CDS encoding DNA polymerase III subunit delta', protein MAELNATPITTLEPLPWLGERFAELVRLADSGRLPHALLISGPRGVGKRSLVDALAARTLCAEPGRLACGHCHGCRMLASGYHPDLMSVELEEGKRQIRIDAIREINHFVSQTAQQGGYRVILIAPAEALNVAAANALLKSLEEPGARTLFLLLSDIPSRLLPTIRSRCQHWNLTTPAATDCLPWLTEHLGDAQEARFWLKVAGGMPLEALRLADPEARALRQQLVETFEALVRGAEPVAEAARLDRQSIDAILWYGIAWLEDLIRLGLSGDSGGLCNPDLLPLYRQAVKNARVRDWFRLLDYAREERRLLAAGGNPNPQLVLEAWLVRWSALLRS, encoded by the coding sequence ATGGCAGAGCTGAACGCGACGCCGATCACCACCCTGGAGCCGCTGCCCTGGCTAGGCGAGCGCTTCGCCGAGCTTGTCCGCCTGGCCGACAGCGGACGGCTGCCGCATGCGCTGCTGATCTCCGGACCGCGGGGAGTGGGCAAGCGCTCGCTGGTGGATGCCCTGGCCGCCCGGACCCTGTGTGCCGAGCCCGGCAGGCTGGCCTGCGGTCACTGCCATGGCTGTCGCATGCTGGCTTCCGGCTATCATCCCGACCTGATGAGCGTCGAGCTCGAGGAGGGCAAGCGCCAGATCCGCATTGATGCCATCCGCGAGATCAACCACTTCGTCTCCCAGACCGCCCAGCAGGGCGGCTACCGGGTGATCCTGATCGCGCCGGCCGAGGCGCTCAACGTGGCGGCGGCCAACGCGCTGCTCAAGAGCCTCGAGGAGCCCGGCGCGCGGACCCTGTTCCTGTTGCTCTCGGATATTCCCTCCCGGCTGCTGCCGACCATTCGCTCGCGCTGCCAGCACTGGAACCTGACGACGCCCGCCGCGACCGATTGCCTGCCCTGGTTGACCGAGCACCTCGGCGATGCTCAGGAGGCGCGCTTCTGGTTGAAGGTGGCTGGCGGGATGCCGCTCGAGGCGCTGCGACTGGCCGACCCCGAGGCCAGGGCCCTGCGCCAGCAGCTGGTGGAGACCTTCGAGGCGCTGGTGCGGGGGGCCGAGCCGGTGGCCGAGGCGGCCCGGCTCGACCGCCAATCCATCGATGCCATCCTGTGGTACGGTATCGCCTGGCTCGAGGATCTGATTCGCCTGGGGCTCTCCGGCGACAGCGGTGGGCTGTGCAATCCCGACCTGTTGCCGCTCTATCGCCAGGCGGTCAAGAATGCCCGGGTGCGTGACTGGTTCCGCCTGCTCGACTACGCCCGCGAGGAGCGCCGGCTGCTGGCCGCCGGTGGCAACCCCAACCCCCAGCTGGTGCTGGAGGCCTGGCTGGTACGCTGGTCTGCACTGCTGCGCTCATGA